The following DNA comes from Gordonia zhaorongruii.
CGGGCTCTCGCACGGGGCACGGGCGGTCGCCCGGCACCCGAGCGTCGGCATCGTCCTCAGTGCGATCGGGGTCCACCGGATCGTGTTCGGGATGAACACCCTGATGCTGTTACTGGTGGTGCGCAGCTTCGACATCGGCGGCCCGCTCGGTAAGGACGTCCAGGCGATGAGCGTCATCGGCGGTGTCGTCGCCGTCGGTGCGCTCCTGGCTGCGATCAGCACCCCGTGGGCGGTGCATCGCTTCGGCCGACGGCGGACGGTCGTGACGCTGCTGTGCGTCGGCGCTCTGGCCGAGATCCTCCTGTGGCCGCTCACCGCGTCGACAGTCCTCGTCGCAGCGCTGCTTCTCGGCCTGGTGGGCCAGACCGTCAAACTGTGCGGAGACGTCGCCATGCAGTGCGACATCCCCGACTCGTACCGCGGCCAGGTGTTCGCGGTCCAGGACGCGGTGTTCAACTCCGCGTTCGTCAGCGCGATCTTCGTCGCAGCGCTGATGATCCCCGCCGACGGGTTCTCGGTGCCGCTGATCGTCGCCGGCAGTGTCCTGTATCTCGCCGGTGCCGTGTTCGTGTGGCAGTCCGACCCGGTCGCCGTCGAAGGCCCCTCACGTCATGCGGTCGACCGCGAGGAGCGCATCCTCGACCTGCACTGACGGTCGGTGCGGCACCGGTCACCGGGAACATCCCGATCACGGGCGGGGGACCGGCCGGTGAGTGTCCGCGTATCCGTCCCCATCCGTGTCGGCCAGAACGGTGTCTGCCGTCCCGTCGCCATCGGTGTCGAGAACCGACTCGTGCGGCGTCGTCGTCGGCGCCGGCTCCCCGCGATCGCTGTCCGTCGGCGCACCGGCGACTCGAGCCCAGAGTCCGGATCCGTCATCGACGAAGCCGGACTCGCGTACTCCGTCATCGTCCAGATCGAGAACGGACCTGTCGGCCGCGCCGTCGCCGTCGGAATCCCACATCGCATCGTCGGTGCGATCGTCGCCGTCGAAGTCGAGCGCCACCGCGTCGAGTACACCGTCGCCGTCGAGGTCCAGGTCGGCGGGCGAACGCCACGTCGACAGGTCGTCGTCGCCGGTGCCGAAGCCGTACTCGATGACCGGGTCCATACCGGTAGGACGCCGGCCCGCACGCACGCGTTCCACAGGCAACCGGCGTGTCGGAGGGGCACGTCGGAGGAGCGCGTCGATCGCCCGGTTCAGTAACCCATCGTGCGGATGGTCGTGGCCAGTTCGTCGAGCTGCTCGCGCCGCACGTCCAGGTGCGGGCTCACACGCAGCATCGAGTGCCCCGCCAGCAACGGCGCACGCCAGGAGTCGGCCGCGGTCACCAGGATCCCGGTCTCGAGAAGCTTGTCCCGGGCTGCGGCCACGTCGGCCGCCCCCCACCCGGGTGGAGCCGCGAGGGTGACCAGAGCGGACGGTTCGTCGACCGGCTCCATGACCTCCCAGCTGCCGATGCCGTGCAGCCGTTCACGAGCGATCCGGCCGATCGACGCGAGTTCCCGGAACACCTGCTGTTGACCCAGGTCGAGGATCTCGGACACCGCGGTGCCCAGGCCGAGCTGACCCGCGATGAACGATTCCGACGACTCCACCTCCACCTGCGCGAGCGAATCGGCTCGGACGCCGACGAACCCGACGCCACGCGGACCGGTGAGCCACTTGCGTGAGGTTCCGTACACGACGTCGGCTCCGGTTACCGTCGGCACGTGACCGACCGACTGCGCCATGTCGGCCACCACCGGCACGCTCGCGTGGTGGGCCACCTCGACGATCTCGCGAAGCGGCTGAACCGCGCCGTTCCCCGACCCGATGTGGCAGATGTGGATGAAGTCCGGCTGCTCGAACTGCAGCATGTTCTCGAGCGCGTCCACATCGACGTGACCGTAGACATCCGCCGACGGGAGCACGCGCACCGCGAAGTCCCGACGCTCGAACTCGTCGAGGTTGGGCCCGAACTCGTTCTTCGCGACCCACACGGTGGGCGACAGCGGCAACGTCCAGCTGTTCAGGATCGCGCGCAGTCCGGCCCGCGCGCTGTCGCGGAACGACAGCTCCTCCGGGGTGTGCCCGATGAGCGACCCCAGGTCCCGTCGGCCGCGCTGCAGCGCCTCCGCCTCGTCATCGGCGGCCACGTACGAACCCCGCACGGCCTCTTTCTCCAGGTGCAGGCTGATCGCCTCGATCACGGCCCGTGACGACCGTCCCGCCGATGCCGCATCCAGGTGCGCGATCGACGGCTCCGCCCGAGCTGCATGCCACTTTTCACCGAGTTCGCTGCAGTACATGCCCGCAAATCTACCCTCGTGCACGATCAGATGATCGGGTCGCTCCTCACGAGGTGGAGCCGGAACGCTCCGCCCACCACTTCTTCAACGCAGCCTCGGCCTCGTCGCGGGACAGGGGACCGGAGTCCAGGCGCAGTTCCTTCAGGTGGCGCCAGGCCTCACCGACGAGCGGACCCGGCGGGAGGTCGAGGAGATTCATGATGGCGTTGCCGTCCAGATCAGGACGAACGCGGTCGAGGTCCTCCGCCTCCTTGAGGACGGCGATCCGATGCTCCAGGTCGTCGTACGTCTCCTGCAGTTTGCGGGCGCGGCGGCGATTGCGCGTCGTGCAGTCCGCGCGCACCAGCTTGTGGAGCCGGTCGAGCAGCGGCCCCGCATCGGTCACGTAGCGGCGCACCGCCGAGTCGGTCCACCTGCCATCACCGTATCCGTGGAAGCGCAGGTGCAGGAAGACCAGTTGCGACACATCGTCGACGACGGCCTTCGGGTACTTCAGCGCCCGCATCCGCTTGCGCACCATCTTCGCGCCCACCACCTCGTGGTGATGGAAGCTGACACCGCCGCCGTCCTCGTGGCGGCGCGTCGCGGGCTTGCCGATGTCGTGCAGCAACGCGGCCCACCGCAGTACGACGTCGGGATCACCGGTCTCCAGATCGATCGCCTGCCGGAGCACGGTCAGCGAATGCTGGTAGACGTCCTTGTGCTGGTGATGCTCGTCGATCGTCAGCTTCATGCCGGGGATCTCGGGCAGCACCCGCTCTGCGAGACCGGTCTCCACCAGGAGGTCGACGCATTCCAGCGGATGCTCGCCGCAGATCATCTTGTCCAGTTCGACGCGAATCCGTTCCGCGGTGATCCGGTCGATCTGGGCGGCCATGTCGCGCGTGGCCGCCAGCACCCGATCGGTCAGACCGAAGCCCAGCTGGGACACGAACCGGACACCGCGCAGCATGCGCAGCGGATCGTCGTTGAACGAGTTCTCCGGAGCGGCCGGGGTATCGATCACTCCGGCCAGCAGGTCGGTGATGCCGTCCAACGGGTCGCAGAACTCCTGCTCGCCGTCGGCAAGCAAGCGCACCGCCATCGCATTGACCCGGAAGTCCCGGCGAATGAGGTCGCCGTCGAGGGTGTCGCCGAAGGTGACGACCGGATTCCGGCTCACCTGGTCGTACATGTCCGATCGGAAGGTGGTGATTTCCACCATGTGCTCACCGAACTGTGCGCTGAGGGTCCCGAAGTCGATGCCTGTGTCCCAGACGTTGTCGGCCCACCCTTTCAGGATCTGGGCGATCACGTCGGGCCGGGCGTCGGTGGTGAAGTCGAGATCGTTGCCCAGACGCCCGAGCACTGCGTCCCGTACCGAACCGCCGACCAGGTACAACTCGTGACCGCGGTCGGCGAACCTCGAAGCCAGCGGAGTCAGTACATCGCTCAATGAGCGAAGAGTCACGGCGGCCGACGCCAGCAGCCGGGTGCGGCGTTCGGCGCGAGCCCCGTCGCTCGTGCGGCTCCCCTGCGCGCTGTCGGTCATGGGATGAGAGCCTACCGACTGCGACATAGGGCCCGCCCCATCAGCCTGTTGGGCTAACAGACGGTAACGAGCGGCTAGCATCGGAGTGTGTCCGCCGAACCATCGCTGCACCATACGGACGTCGCCTCCGACGCTCCGGCAACAGGTGACGGCGCAGGACCGGCGAAGAACTCGGGAAACCCGCAAAGCGCGCGCAGCCGACGCAACCGTCGCGGCCGGCGGCGACGGGGTCGTCGGTCCGGCCGGCCCACCGAGACCAAGCGCAGCGATAGCACTGCGGAACCGGCCCAGGCGAAGACCGGCACCGACCAGGCGCCCAAACCGTCCGATCTAGCGGCACGCAAGCAGCGCGCCCCGGGAAACACGTCCAACTCGCCGGCTTCCATGCCGCGCAACCGTCGTCGCGGCAACCGTCGCACCGGTGAGCCCGACCAGGCGCCGAAGCTGCGGACTGTCCGGGAGACATCGGCGGGCGGTCTCGTGCTCTCCGATATCGAGGCCCCGTTCGACGACCTCTCAGCAGCTCTCATCGGCCGCGTCGATCGCCGCGGACGCACCATGTGGTCCCTCCCGAAGGGGCACATCGAGACGGGGGAGACCGCCGAGCAGACCGCGATGCGCGAGGTCGAGGAGGAGACCGGCATCGAGGGCACCATCATCGCGCCCCTCGGGAAGATCGATTACTGGTTCGTCAGCGAAGGCCGGCGCATCCACAAGACGGTGCACCACTACCTGCTGCGCTTCACCGGAGGCGAATTGTCCGATGAGGACTACGAAGTCAGCGAAGTGGCGTGGGTGCCGTTGACGGAACTGCCCCGCCGGCTCACGTACTCTGACGAACGACGTCTCGCGCGGACGGCAGAATCGGTGATCGCCGATCTGCGCAGTGACCCGAGTCGGTTGGCACAGTCGGAGGCCAGCTGCGTCCGCACCGAACCGAACGATTATGAGAAAGCCGCAGCCGCCCGCAATCAGCGCCGAAACGAGCCGCCGCCCCCGGTCAAGCCCCGGCGGCGCAGGAGGCGACCGCGGCGACCGGCGACCGGTGACAGCTGACCGCATGGGTCGCGGCGCACGGCTGTCCGCGCTGCTGACCGCGGTGGTCCTCGCATTCGGATTCATCCTCGCGTTCGCGAGCATCGAGCCGTCGAGCGCGTCGGCGGCCCCCGGAAACGGACCAGAGACCGGTTACGCCTCCGTCTCGCTGACGGATGTCACCCCGTCGACCGTCACCAGCTCCACCGGCCGCACGGTGACGGTGAAGGGCCGGGTCACCAATACCTTCGACCGGCCGATTCACGACGTCATCGCCCGCTTGCAGCGCGGATCAGCGGTATCGTCCACCGACCTTCGGACCTCGCTCGCCCAGGACTCCTCCGCGTACGGCGTGAGCACCCCGTTCCAGAAGGTCACCGACCGACTCGGCGCAGGCGAGTCCGCCGAGTTCACTCTCCGGGTCCCGCTGTCGGGCAGCGGACTCGAGGTCGATCAGGCAGGCGTCTACCCACTGCTCGTCAACGTCAACGGCACCCCCGAGTACGGCGGGCAGGCGCTCATCGGCGATTCGCACACCATGCTGCCGGTCCTGTCACTGCCATCCGATCGCGGGCGCGCCCGCAACTGGGTCGATCCGGCCACCGGCCAGGACCCCGTCCCGCTGCTCGGGCGAGACGGATCGGTTGCCGCCAACAACAGGCGGCCTGCCCGTTACACCTTCCTCTGGCCGCTCGCCGCACCTCCGCAGCAAGCGGGGGGTATCCTCGGCGGAAATACCGCCGACCTGCGTCTTCTCAACGATCAGATGGCGAAGTCGCTCAGTTCCGACGGTCGTCTCGGCTCGTCCCTGGAGGCACTCGAGACGGTGGCGGGCATCGACGAGTCCGGCGACCCCGACCGCGAACAGTCCGCGGCCCAGCGCCACGTGCGCGAAGCGATGTGCATCGCCGTCGACCCCAACCTGCTGCACACCGCGCAGAGCATGGCCGACGGCTACGTGATCACCGAGGACCCGGCCGACCCGGACGCGGACACGCGCGAGGGGAACGGCTCGGAGACCGCCGCGCGCTGGCTGCAGCGCCTGTCGCACGTCGCCTCCACCATGTGCGTCACCGCGCTTCCCTACGCGCAGGCCGGACTCGACTCCCTGCAGAGCATCGGCGACGAGGATCTGAACAAGTCGGCCATCGACGGTGCCTACGACGTCGTCGATCAGACGCTCGGCGTCACATCCGTCCGCGGCCTCACGGTTCCGGCGGTCGGGGCCCTCAGCGAGCGCGGTCGCACGCTGCTCGAAGGCGTAGAACGTTCCAGTGCCGCGGCGGTCGTCTCCACCTCCGTCGAGCCGTCGCCCGGTCGGCCCTCGGCATCCTCGCGTCTCGGGCGCTACGAATCCGGCGGATTTCCGCTGCAGACCTACGACCCGGGCGTGAGTGCCGCCCTCGGCGGCATGGGCGGCCAGCCCGCGGTCCCGACGTACGTGCCCGCATGGCAGCGTCCCGACCTGGCAGACGAATCGGCGGCCAGTCGACGGCAGACGGCTGCGGCGAGCCTCGCGTTCCCGATGCTCGACGTTCCGCCCCCGTCGACGGGCGACCGCTCCGCTGCCGACGACCAGGACTCGGTGACCGGTCGCAGCGCCTTCGTCGTCCCGCCCACCTACTGGTCACCGACTCCCGCGGATGCGCACGCCATCCTCGGCACGTCCGCCCTCATGGTGGCCTCCGGCGTCGCCGACCCGGTATCGCTCAAGGACGTCATAGGCGAACTCCCGCGAGCGTCGGGCGACGCGGAGCTGACCGTTCCCGGAGACGTCGACAAGCTCGCCGCGACCGGATACCCGCTGTCGTCCAAGCACCTCTTCGACGTGCGGCGCGACGTACGGCTCATCGGTTCGCTCCAGGACTCGTTCCGATCCGGTCCCGACCTGCCGTTCACGCCGCGCCAGTACCTCTGGCCCCTGCGCGGCGACATCCTCCGTGCGATCTCGGCGCCGTCGACCACCGATCTCACGGTGTACCGGACCGAACGTCCGCAGCGGCTCGCCGCAGTGGAGCAGACGTTGAGTCACATGCAGCAGTCGGTGTCGCTCCTCGACCCCGGGGGCCGGTACACGCTGGCCTCCGAACGCAGCCCGCTGCTGCTGGTGGTGCGCAACGAGCTCGCGCTCCCCATCAAGGTCCGTCTCGACATCACCGCGCCCGATGCGATCAGCGTCGGCGATATGGGAGTCGTCGAGATCCCCCGCCAGGGCACCCGTCAGCTGCAGCTCCCCACTCAAGCGTCGAGCTCCGAGCCGGCAACCGTCCGGATCGCACTGGTGACCGACAACGACGTCCCGCTGAGCAGCCCCGTCGATCTGTCCATCTACGCGAACGCGTACGGAAAGCCGTTGTTCTACATCACCATCGGCGCAGCGGTGATACTGGTCCTGTTGACGGCGCGACGCCTGTGGCACCGGTTCCGGGGCGAACCGGACAGGGCCGACGAGGACCGACCCGAGGCAGACGAGCGCGAACGCGAACTCGCCTCGGCCGGATACCAGCAGCGCAAGGCGGCCGAACGCGTCAGCGACGTTGACGAGCACGGGGACTCGGATGAGGGAGGCGTGGATGACGACCGAGCGTGAACAGGTGGAGAAGCCGTCCGACGAGAGCATCATGCGGACCGGCGGATCCATCGCGATCGCCACGCTGACCAGCCGGATCACCGGATTCGTTCGCACCGTCCTGGTGCTGGCAATGCTGGGTCCCGCAATCGCATCGGCCTTCCAGGCCGCGTACGTCCTGCCCGGCATGGTCGCCGAGGTGCTGCTCGGCGCGGTGCTCACCGCGATCGTGATCCCGGTGCTGGTACGCGCCGAATCGGAGGACGGCGACGGCGGCGCCGACTTCATCAACCGCATCTTCACGCTCACCGTCGTCATTCTGGGGGCGGCGACTGTCGTCGTCGTCATCGCGGCGCCGCTGCTCACCATGCTCAACGTCGGCGACGGCGAGGTGAACCGCGGTCTCGCCACGGCGCTCGCGTATCTGCTGCTCCCGGAAGTCATCTTCTACGGACTATCTGCCCTGTTCATCGCGATCCTGAACATGAAGGGCGTGTTCAAACCCGGTGCGTGGGCGCCGGTCATGAACAACATCGTTCAGATCACGACGCTCGTCCTGTACTTCGTGATGCCCGGTGAGATCACCCTCAACCCGATCCGGATGTCCGACCCCAAGCTGCTGGTGCTCGGTATCGGCACCACGCTCGGCGTGGTGATGCAGGCGGCGATCCTGATCCCGTATCTGAAGAAGGCCGGCGTCCAGCTGCAGTTGCAGTGGGGGATCGACGACCGCCTGCGCCAGTTCGGCGGCATGGCCGTCGCCATCATCACCTACGTGCTGATCCTGCAGGTGGGCTTGGTGATCACCTACCGCATCGCCGCCCATGCGAGCGCGGCCGGCATCTCCGCCTACGCGACGCACTGGCAGCTGCTCCAGCTCCCGTACGGCGTCCTGGGCGTGACGATCCTCACCGCGATCATGCCGCGACTGTCGCGCAACGCCGCCGCCGAGGACACCGCGGCCGTCGTCGAGGACATGTCACTGGCCACCCGCCTCACGATGCTGTCTCTGGTTCCGGTCGTCGCGTTCATGACCTTCTTCGGTCCCGCGATCGGCATCGCCATCTTCAACTTCGGCAAGTTCGACGCCGAGACCGCATCGCAGCTCGGTTCGGTGCTCGCATGGGGTGCTTTCACCCTCATCCCGTACGCGATGACTCTGGTCCAGCTCCGCGTGTTCTACGCACGCGAGGACGCCTGGACTCCGACGGCCATGGTCCTGGGCATCACCGCCGTCAAGGTCGGCTCGTCCTACCTGGGACCGGTTCTGTTCGACGATCCCGAACTCGTGGTCCGCTGGCTGTCGCTCTCCAACGGGCTCGGCTACCTGGTGGGTGCCATCGTCGGGCACATTCTGCTGAAGAAGGCACTCGGGGGCGCCAAGCTCAACGAAGTCGCACGGACGTCGCTGATCACCTTCGGCGTGTCCCTCATGGTCGCGCTCGCGGTCTGGCTCGTCGCCGAGATGACCGGCTTGGCGCGGATGTCGACGAACGCCGGGAAGATCGGTTCGGTCGTCTATCTGGGGATCACCGCGATCGTCGTGCTGGGTGTCACCTACTTCCTGCTGACCGCGCTCAAACTGCCCGACATGGTGTCCATCAGTCGCGCCGCCATGCGGCTGATCGCCCGATTCATCCCGTCGCTCGCCCCCGCTCCGATCCCGGAGGACGACGACGAGGACCCACGGACGATGACCGTCCAGATGCCGAGGATCTCGGGTGACGAATCGTTCCCGTACGCTGGACAAGTAGACGTCCGACGACGCTTCGACCGGGGAACAGCCACCTGGCAGGAGTACTCGGCGTACTCCGGGGGTGCGGCAGGCGAGACCACCGTCATCCCCGTCGTGCGTCCGGGTCGTCCAGTGCCTCCCCCGCATCGACGCCGTCCCGGGCCGTCGCATGCCGCCCAGTCGTCTTCACCGCAGCGTCCCCGAGGAGTACCGCCCATGACCAACGACGGCAAGGCCGACCGCCGGCCGTCGAACGATCCGACCCGTGCGGCGGCCGCGACGCCGGTCGCGCACCAGCGCGGGCCGCGTCTCGTTCCGGGGGCCGCAGTGGCGGGCGGCCGTTACCGCCTGCTCGAGCCGCAGGGCGGCACGCACGGCCTGGCTTTCTGGCGTGCCAAGGACACCGGTCTCGATCGCGAGGTCGGACTCACCTTCGTCGATCCCGACCAGAAGGCGCCGGCCCCCACCGACCAGGGCGCTCCGCCGGAGGGACCGCAGGCGATCCTGCACCGCACACGCCGCCTCGGACAGCTGCACACAGCCGGCGTGGCACGCGTGCTCGACGTCGTGCGCCACGCCTCCGGCGGCATCGTGGTCACCGAATGGGTCAACGGATCGACCCTGGCGGAGGTGGCGAAGACCTCGCCGTCCGCGACAGGCGCCGCACGCGCCGTCCGGGCTCTCGCGGCGGGTGCCGAGGCCGCGCACCGCGCAGGCGGCGTCCTGTCCATCGATCACCCGGACCGGATCCGCATCAGCACCGATGGCGACGCCGTGCTCGCCTTCCCGGCGATCATGCCGGGCGACGACCGGACGTCGGACGTCCGAGGACTCGGCGCGGTCCTGTACGCACTCCTCCTGAACCGGTGGACCCTCGATGGGCAGACCGGCAAGAAGGTGATCACGTCGGCCACCGCAGACCAGACCGTCGGCGGGATGCGCAGCGCACAGCCCGATCCGAAGAATCCCGCCCAGCCGATATCGCCACTCGATGTGCAGCCCGGGATCCCGTTCGAGATCTCGGCGGTAGCGACGCGAGCCCTGCAGGGCGACCACGGTATCCGCACCGCCGGGACCGTTCAGCACGTCCTCGATCAGGCGACGGTCGTCGACCTGAACACCGACATGCTGCCGCGCGTCGAGAACCGCGGCGCCCCTGTCTCCGTCGCGCCGATCAGCCGAACCCGGAAGGAACGGCTGCTCGGTGAGGGCGAGGCAGGAAAGCGGAACGGTGCCCTGCTCTGGGGAGCCGGTCTGTTCGTGCTGTTCGTGATCATCGCGATCATCGTGGCGGCGACCAACATGTTCGGCTCCGACGACAGTGCCGGAGACTTCGACACATTCCTGCCGCAGGAGTCCTCGAGCGCCCCCGCGCAGCCGGAGGCACCCGGAAAACCGGAACCGTCGGCACCGCCGCCTGCCGAGCCCATCGAGGCCCGCGGCGTCGCCCTGTTCGACGTGTCGGGGCAGCCGGCCGAATCGTCCCCGAACCTCGAGCACCTCCTGACCGGGGAATCGCCTGCCTGGCGGACCGACAGCTACCAGGGCTCTCCCGACTTCGCCGGACTCAAGGACGGATTGGGGCTCATGTTCCGCCTGAAGTCCCCGGGAACGGTCAAGTCGGTGACCATCGAGACGCCCACGACCGGCTTCGACGTCGAGCTGCGCACGGCGACCGAACGTCCGCGGAGTCTCGACGCAACGAAGCAGGTCGGCGGCGGGACCGTAGGGGACCGCAAGACCACCCTGGATGTGGAATCACCTGGCAAGGCCTCCTACTTCATCGTCTGGCTCACCTCGCTTCCGCAGGGACCCGGCGGATTCCAGGCGACGATAGACCGCGTCATCCTGCGATGACCGACCTTCCCGACGGTGCGGTCCTCTGCGACGACGGCCTCGTGCGGACGGTATGGGGCGCAGCGCCCGGGATGATGCGGGACTACTACGACACCGAGTGGGGCCTGCCCGTCTCGGGCGAGAGCGCCCACTTCGAACGCCTCAGCCTCGAAGGCTTCCAGGCCGGACTGTCGTGGGCGACGATCCTGCGCAAGCGGCCCGCGTTCCGGGAGGTTTTCCACGGGTTCGACGCCGATGCCGTCGCTCGCTTCACCGGCGCCGACGTCGAGCGTCTCCTCGATGACGCTCGAATCGTGCGCAACCGCGCCAAGATCGAGGCCACCATCACCAACGCGCAGGCGACGATCGCAATGCGTGATGAGGGCGGTCTCGAGACGTTCCTGTGGTCCTTTCAACCCGAGGACACGCCCAGACCCTCGACGATCGCCGACGTGCCGACCACCTCTCCTGAATCGAAGGCGCTATCGAAGGCGTTGCGTAAGAAGGGCTTCCGGTTCGTAGGTCCGACAACGACGTACGCTCTCATGGAAGCGCTGGGAATCGTCGACACGCATGTGATGGCGTCGTACCGCCGAGGCAGTTCGGGCGTCTGGCCAAGCTGATATCCACCTGGTCACGACGTGGCGAATCGAGCCGGGCGGGTACGCCGGTCGCTTACGATTGACCGCAATGAGAAACGATTCTGGCGGTCGGGTGTACGGCGGATTGTCGGCTCATGACCGGCAGGAGCAACGCCGGACGTCGTTGATCGCCGCGGGACTCGAGCTCTTCGGCACCGTCGGCTACCTGAACGCGTCGGTCAAGCGAGTCTGCGACGAAGCCGGTCTCACTCAGCGCTACTTCTACGAGTCCTTTCCCGACCGCGCCGCGCTGCTCGGTGCCGTGTATCAGCACTGCGTCGACACCGCGCGAACCGCAACGCTCACCGCAGCTGCCACGGTCTTCGACGACGTCGGTGTCGGCGGGGGACCGGTACCGACCGAACTGGTGCCCGATCTGGCGGAGACCGCCCTCGGCGGATGCATCCACTGCCTCGCTCATGACCGGAGGCTCGCCCGCATCATCACGATCGAGGTCGTCGGGGTGAGCCCGGAGCTCGAGAAGCTGCGTCTGGACGCGACCCACAAGTGGGCCGAGCTCCTTCTCGGCTTCGCGACCGGAGACGGTCCCGCGACCGCCGAGCAGCGCCTGGCGGCCATCGGACTGATCGGTGCGCTGACCCAGCTCCTCGTCGATTGGCAGACGGCGACCACCGACCCCATCGGGCCCGACGCCGGGCCGGATCTCTTTCAGATCGACGCGATCCACCACGTGATGACCGAGGTCTTCACCGCGACGTTCCAGCGCGTTATCGCACCTGGCTGAGCCGTCAGTTCGTCAGCTTCGGCCGGACCGTGTCGATCACGTTCTGGAGATCGGCGACGACGAACAGCCACTCCGATCCGTCGCCCAGCGTGATGCAGAGCCGATCGCGCTTGCCACCGCTCAACAACTTGCCGGTGCCCGGTGCCCGGCCGACTCCGGCCACGAACTTCAGCGACACGGAGAACCGGACACCGTGTGCGCGTTTGGATTTCGGCTCGAACACAACATGTGTCTTGGTGAGCTGGAGCTCGCCGGGAACGGCGATCCGATCCATGGACCGTGCGGCCTTCCAGCGAGCCAGCGGCTGCTCGTCATTCATGGGTCGAGGATATCGCGGTGGGCCCCGGCGCCCCGCTGCGCCGTTGGACAGCCCCTGCGCGGGCAGCGCGACACTTCCGGCGACTCGGCCTCACCATGAGCCGAAGGGGACACTGCAGCAGTCGCGATACGACGTGTCGGCACCGTCCGACGTGATCGAGCACCGTGGGATTCCGGGCAGCCGTTGCCCACTTCGTTGTGCAATCGATCCACAGATCTCTCTGCGGACCGGCTCGTTCCGATCTAGTTATCCACAAGAAGCCGGAAATCCCCCGAACCGGACGTACCTCCGCCTACATTCTTCCCATGCACCGGGGGATCACTGACTGCCGCAGCGACGCGGAACTGTTGCACGACCACGC
Coding sequences within:
- a CDS encoding NUDIX hydrolase — its product is MSAEPSLHHTDVASDAPATGDGAGPAKNSGNPQSARSRRNRRGRRRRGRRSGRPTETKRSDSTAEPAQAKTGTDQAPKPSDLAARKQRAPGNTSNSPASMPRNRRRGNRRTGEPDQAPKLRTVRETSAGGLVLSDIEAPFDDLSAALIGRVDRRGRTMWSLPKGHIETGETAEQTAMREVEEETGIEGTIIAPLGKIDYWFVSEGRRIHKTVHHYLLRFTGGELSDEDYEVSEVAWVPLTELPRRLTYSDERRLARTAESVIADLRSDPSRLAQSEASCVRTEPNDYEKAAAARNQRRNEPPPPVKPRRRRRRPRRPATGDS
- a CDS encoding DUF6049 family protein, translated to MGRGARLSALLTAVVLAFGFILAFASIEPSSASAAPGNGPETGYASVSLTDVTPSTVTSSTGRTVTVKGRVTNTFDRPIHDVIARLQRGSAVSSTDLRTSLAQDSSAYGVSTPFQKVTDRLGAGESAEFTLRVPLSGSGLEVDQAGVYPLLVNVNGTPEYGGQALIGDSHTMLPVLSLPSDRGRARNWVDPATGQDPVPLLGRDGSVAANNRRPARYTFLWPLAAPPQQAGGILGGNTADLRLLNDQMAKSLSSDGRLGSSLEALETVAGIDESGDPDREQSAAQRHVREAMCIAVDPNLLHTAQSMADGYVITEDPADPDADTREGNGSETAARWLQRLSHVASTMCVTALPYAQAGLDSLQSIGDEDLNKSAIDGAYDVVDQTLGVTSVRGLTVPAVGALSERGRTLLEGVERSSAAAVVSTSVEPSPGRPSASSRLGRYESGGFPLQTYDPGVSAALGGMGGQPAVPTYVPAWQRPDLADESAASRRQTAAASLAFPMLDVPPPSTGDRSAADDQDSVTGRSAFVVPPTYWSPTPADAHAILGTSALMVASGVADPVSLKDVIGELPRASGDAELTVPGDVDKLAATGYPLSSKHLFDVRRDVRLIGSLQDSFRSGPDLPFTPRQYLWPLRGDILRAISAPSTTDLTVYRTERPQRLAAVEQTLSHMQQSVSLLDPGGRYTLASERSPLLLVVRNELALPIKVRLDITAPDAISVGDMGVVEIPRQGTRQLQLPTQASSSEPATVRIALVTDNDVPLSSPVDLSIYANAYGKPLFYITIGAAVILVLLTARRLWHRFRGEPDRADEDRPEADERERELASAGYQQRKAAERVSDVDEHGDSDEGGVDDDRA
- a CDS encoding aminotransferase class V-fold PLP-dependent enzyme; its protein translation is MYCSELGEKWHAARAEPSIAHLDAASAGRSSRAVIEAISLHLEKEAVRGSYVAADDEAEALQRGRRDLGSLIGHTPEELSFRDSARAGLRAILNSWTLPLSPTVWVAKNEFGPNLDEFERRDFAVRVLPSADVYGHVDVDALENMLQFEQPDFIHICHIGSGNGAVQPLREIVEVAHHASVPVVADMAQSVGHVPTVTGADVVYGTSRKWLTGPRGVGFVGVRADSLAQVEVESSESFIAGQLGLGTAVSEILDLGQQQVFRELASIGRIARERLHGIGSWEVMEPVDEPSALVTLAAPPGWGAADVAAARDKLLETGILVTAADSWRAPLLAGHSMLRVSPHLDVRREQLDELATTIRTMGY
- a CDS encoding CCA tRNA nucleotidyltransferase encodes the protein MTDSAQGSRTSDGARAERRTRLLASAAVTLRSLSDVLTPLASRFADRGHELYLVGGSVRDAVLGRLGNDLDFTTDARPDVIAQILKGWADNVWDTGIDFGTLSAQFGEHMVEITTFRSDMYDQVSRNPVVTFGDTLDGDLIRRDFRVNAMAVRLLADGEQEFCDPLDGITDLLAGVIDTPAAPENSFNDDPLRMLRGVRFVSQLGFGLTDRVLAATRDMAAQIDRITAERIRVELDKMICGEHPLECVDLLVETGLAERVLPEIPGMKLTIDEHHQHKDVYQHSLTVLRQAIDLETGDPDVVLRWAALLHDIGKPATRRHEDGGGVSFHHHEVVGAKMVRKRMRALKYPKAVVDDVSQLVFLHLRFHGYGDGRWTDSAVRRYVTDAGPLLDRLHKLVRADCTTRNRRRARKLQETYDDLEHRIAVLKEAEDLDRVRPDLDGNAIMNLLDLPPGPLVGEAWRHLKELRLDSGPLSRDEAEAALKKWWAERSGSTS